In one window of Psychrobacter sp. P2G3 DNA:
- a CDS encoding SIMPL domain-containing protein (The SIMPL domain is named for its presence in mouse protein SIMPL (signalling molecule that associates with mouse pelle-like kinase). Bacterial member BP26, from Brucella, was shown to assemble into a channel-like structure, while YggE from E. coli has been associated with resistance to oxidative stress.), translating into MRSTLLNKVALTTGTACLLTAMMGSAHAEPTGYDQLSFQTEVKEEVQNDEVRASMYKKAQATNAKALATTLNTSINNAMKIAKRYPSVTVSTGQQRTYPRYDKNDKIIGWTGQANIDLKSTDFAATSQLIADLQETLVMDNLNFGVSDDKKDALEQKLMTDASRSFQKQAKNLTRAWDAHGYRVVNVSLNTGSNYPRPMYSSMNMKAEAADASVPSQSFESGNSTISVTANGTIELTK; encoded by the coding sequence ATGAGAAGCACTTTACTTAATAAAGTAGCTCTTACTACTGGTACCGCTTGCCTACTAACCGCTATGATGGGCAGTGCGCATGCAGAACCAACTGGTTATGATCAACTTAGCTTCCAAACGGAAGTTAAAGAAGAAGTCCAAAATGATGAAGTGCGTGCCAGCATGTATAAAAAAGCTCAAGCTACGAATGCTAAAGCACTGGCCACGACTCTCAACACTTCAATCAATAACGCTATGAAAATTGCTAAACGCTACCCTAGTGTGACAGTCAGCACCGGCCAGCAACGCACTTATCCACGCTACGATAAAAACGACAAAATTATTGGCTGGACAGGACAGGCAAATATAGATCTTAAAAGCACAGATTTTGCAGCGACTAGCCAGCTTATTGCTGATTTGCAAGAGACCTTAGTGATGGATAATCTAAATTTTGGGGTCTCAGATGATAAAAAAGACGCGCTAGAGCAAAAGTTAATGACTGATGCTTCTCGTTCTTTTCAAAAGCAAGCTAAAAATCTAACACGCGCTTGGGATGCTCATGGCTATCGTGTAGTGAATGTTAGCTTAAACACTGGTAGCAACTATCCTCGTCCAATGTATAGCAGCATGAATATGAAAGCTGAGGCAGCAGATGCATCAGTTCCGAGTCAGAGCTTTGAGTCTGGTAACAGTACAATATCGGTCACCGCTAACGGTACAATTGAGCTTACCAAATAA
- a CDS encoding extracellular solute-binding protein, which translates to MIKNTMLKTVLLVAIVSWIPASIAVPITTTALGHNSTTEYIDAPFMPYANPNAPTGGTLSLDARGTFNAANKWMTTGVAMIGTDYLYDTLMTGSLNEAFTMYPQLASKVTYDPDDTSWIIYHINPAARFWDGSPVTSSDVKATYDAILNKGPMYIRSYLGDIKAIEIIDKQQVKFVFASDNNKEILLTVGQFPIFAKSSIDANFEKISLTPLMGSGPYKLGRVDAGRAVSYIRDPNYWGRDLMVNRGRYNFDMIKFVYYQSDEIAFEGFKSGQYRFRPENKASNWATGYNFPAVKAGMINKETISSENPVPMQGLVMNVRRPLFQDIRVRQALTAAYDFEWMNKTLFHGQYERLQSFFHGSELAATGTPSAAEMQVLTPLLSKLEPIQRQAVLAKWQLPTSDGSGFNRKALLKARQLLLDAGFYYDDMKLYQPDGKLAQIEILMTGETMGRVLLPYIRNLKRLGFDATLRQVDGPQYYERVRRFDYDMVVDVFAQSLSPGAEQAAFWGSAATDEPGNRNTIGIKNPVIDEITAALANAKSREEIVLYTKTLDRLLRAGHYLVPLYGKSATNVAYWNQYRHTEKLPTNAVGIDYWWSDKEAEARVDKYLRQ; encoded by the coding sequence ATGATAAAAAATACCATGCTAAAAACTGTCCTGTTAGTGGCAATTGTGAGTTGGATACCAGCCAGTATCGCAGTTCCAATCACCACGACTGCGCTTGGTCATAATAGTACCACTGAGTATATTGATGCGCCCTTTATGCCCTATGCCAATCCAAATGCACCGACAGGGGGTACATTATCGCTTGATGCGCGTGGCACCTTTAATGCTGCCAACAAATGGATGACAACTGGTGTGGCAATGATTGGCACCGATTATCTATATGATACCTTGATGACTGGCTCACTAAATGAAGCTTTTACCATGTATCCGCAGCTGGCAAGCAAGGTGACTTACGACCCTGATGACACCAGCTGGATTATCTATCATATTAACCCTGCCGCACGCTTTTGGGATGGGTCTCCTGTGACCAGTAGCGATGTCAAAGCTACTTATGACGCGATACTAAACAAAGGGCCGATGTATATCCGCAGTTATTTAGGCGATATTAAAGCCATTGAAATTATCGATAAGCAACAAGTAAAGTTTGTCTTTGCCTCAGATAATAATAAAGAGATTTTATTAACAGTCGGGCAGTTTCCTATTTTTGCCAAATCCTCTATTGATGCTAACTTTGAAAAAATCAGCTTAACGCCATTGATGGGCAGCGGTCCTTATAAGTTAGGTCGTGTCGATGCGGGGCGCGCGGTTAGTTATATACGTGATCCCAATTATTGGGGTCGTGATTTGATGGTTAATCGCGGTCGTTATAACTTTGATATGATTAAGTTTGTGTATTATCAAAGCGATGAGATTGCCTTTGAGGGTTTTAAATCTGGGCAATATCGCTTCCGCCCTGAAAACAAAGCCTCTAATTGGGCAACGGGTTACAATTTCCCAGCCGTCAAAGCAGGTATGATTAATAAAGAAACCATAAGTAGTGAAAACCCAGTACCGATGCAGGGTCTAGTGATGAATGTGCGTCGGCCACTTTTTCAAGATATTCGCGTTCGCCAAGCATTGACGGCTGCTTATGATTTTGAGTGGATGAATAAAACCTTGTTTCATGGGCAGTATGAACGCTTGCAAAGCTTCTTTCATGGCTCTGAGCTTGCCGCTACTGGTACGCCATCTGCTGCTGAGATGCAGGTGCTAACACCTTTGTTATCTAAGCTTGAACCAATACAGCGTCAAGCCGTATTAGCAAAGTGGCAACTGCCGACTAGTGATGGTAGCGGCTTTAATCGCAAAGCGTTATTAAAGGCGCGGCAGCTGTTGCTAGATGCTGGCTTTTATTATGACGATATGAAGCTATATCAACCTGATGGTAAGCTTGCTCAGATCGAAATTTTGATGACGGGCGAGACTATGGGACGTGTATTGTTGCCTTATATTCGTAATTTAAAGCGGTTAGGATTTGATGCCACCCTACGTCAAGTGGATGGTCCGCAATATTACGAGCGTGTGCGCCGTTTTGATTATGATATGGTGGTTGATGTATTCGCCCAAAGTTTATCCCCTGGTGCTGAGCAAGCGGCTTTTTGGGGTAGCGCGGCTACCGATGAGCCTGGTAATAGAAATACAATCGGTATTAAAAACCCAGTTATCGATGAGATAACAGCTGCACTTGCAAATGCTAAGAGCCGTGAAGAGATTGTTTTATATACTAAAACACTCGATCGCCTGCTACGAGCTGGTCATTATTTAGTACCTCTATATGGCAAATCTGCAACCAATGTTGCCTACTGGAATCAATATCGTCATACTGAAAAGCTGCCGACCAACGCTGTAGGCATTGATTATTGGTGGTCAGATAAAGAAGCAGAAGCACGCGTTGATAAATATTTAAGACAATAA
- the yejB gene encoding microcin C ABC transporter permease YejB gives MGRYILKRLLLILPTLFLILLANFVIVQAAPGGPVEQQLALIEQGAKDNALGGNIGAGSAGGNNSTYQGTRGLSEEMVAAINAQYGFDKSAPERFWLMLKNYAQLDFGESFFKGQSVTDLIIEKLPVSISLGLWSTLLIYMIAIPLGVYKAMHHGSGIDKATAMLLAIGHAIPVFVFAVILLVFFAGGSYWNIFPLQGLTSENFDQLSAFGKVKDYFWHLALPLLASTVGGFAGLTYLTKFSFLEELGKQYVLTARAKGLGERQVLYGHVFRNAMLIIIAGIPAAIVGIFFAGNFLIEIIFKLDGLGLLGFEAIQQRDYPVIFGTLFIFTLVGLLLQLISDLSYHLIDPRIDFEGR, from the coding sequence ATGGGTCGTTATATCTTAAAAAGATTGTTACTGATATTACCGACGCTATTTTTGATATTGCTGGCGAACTTTGTGATTGTACAAGCGGCTCCTGGCGGTCCTGTAGAGCAGCAGCTAGCGCTTATCGAGCAGGGCGCAAAAGACAATGCGCTCGGTGGTAATATCGGCGCGGGCAGTGCGGGCGGTAATAACAGTACCTATCAAGGGACTCGTGGTTTATCAGAAGAAATGGTTGCAGCGATTAATGCCCAATACGGCTTTGATAAATCGGCACCTGAGCGCTTTTGGCTGATGTTAAAGAACTATGCTCAGCTGGACTTTGGTGAGTCTTTTTTTAAAGGCCAATCAGTGACCGATCTCATCATAGAGAAGCTACCAGTATCAATCTCGCTTGGGCTTTGGAGTACGTTACTGATTTATATGATAGCCATTCCACTGGGTGTTTATAAAGCCATGCATCATGGCTCGGGGATTGATAAAGCCACCGCTATGCTACTTGCCATTGGGCATGCGATACCTGTATTTGTGTTTGCAGTCATACTACTGGTGTTTTTTGCGGGTGGTAGCTACTGGAATATTTTTCCACTGCAAGGACTAACCTCTGAGAATTTCGATCAATTAAGCGCATTTGGTAAAGTGAAAGATTACTTTTGGCATCTTGCATTGCCACTGCTGGCAAGTACCGTTGGCGGTTTTGCAGGCTTAACCTATTTGACCAAGTTTAGCTTTCTAGAAGAGCTGGGTAAGCAATACGTGCTCACCGCCCGTGCGAAAGGCTTGGGTGAGCGTCAAGTTTTATACGGTCATGTTTTTCGTAATGCGATGCTGATTATTATTGCCGGTATTCCAGCGGCTATCGTTGGAATTTTCTTTGCTGGTAACTTCCTCATTGAAATCATCTTTAAGCTTGATGGTTTGGGATTGTTAGGTTTCGAAGCCATTCAGCAGCGCGATTATCCAGTGATATTTGGTACGCTATTTATCTTTACCTTGGTGGGACTGTTATTACAGTTAATCAGTGATTTAAGTTATCACTTAATTGATCCCCGTATTGATTTTGAGGGGCGTTAA
- a CDS encoding DUF4124 domain-containing protein — MYTHSKNKMKKQDSSQFRNIKLTGLLAGVFIGTVSLYAPMINAAPIYKVVDEKTGHVTFTDRPQSYENQANKQVSQTDVVTNVTANNTANDNNVSNSLGAGSNGRANTSSQTTNSPAVSQQTASPATKSARVRYQLTMIEPSEARAYRRPAQSIDVKLQLKPVLQAGDQVIIYLDDNEVAQGLSASIATVDILPGTHSIRAVIKNEAGQTLSQIERTIYVIQNTVILQNKKKIAAQMLAYQRLPWHQKVMLKLRQKEINLQKAQNSQPITNDTFTKISGQ, encoded by the coding sequence ATGTATACGCATTCGAAAAATAAAATGAAAAAACAAGACAGTTCACAGTTTAGAAATATCAAGCTAACTGGGTTGTTAGCAGGTGTGTTCATTGGTACAGTCAGCCTTTATGCACCGATGATTAATGCCGCGCCCATCTATAAAGTGGTAGATGAAAAAACTGGACACGTAACTTTTACTGATCGTCCGCAAAGCTATGAAAATCAGGCCAATAAACAAGTCAGCCAAACCGATGTTGTTACTAATGTTACTGCTAATAATACTGCTAACGATAATAATGTTAGTAACAGCTTAGGTGCTGGTTCTAATGGCAGAGCTAACACATCATCTCAAACGACAAATTCTCCAGCAGTCTCACAACAGACTGCATCTCCTGCTACCAAATCTGCACGAGTGAGATATCAGCTGACCATGATAGAGCCGAGCGAAGCACGTGCTTATCGCCGTCCTGCACAGAGTATCGATGTCAAACTACAACTAAAGCCTGTGCTACAAGCTGGCGATCAAGTAATAATTTATCTTGATGATAATGAAGTGGCGCAAGGCCTGAGTGCATCTATCGCAACGGTAGATATTTTACCGGGTACGCATAGTATTCGAGCCGTTATCAAAAATGAAGCAGGGCAAACGCTTAGCCAAATTGAACGTACTATTTACGTAATACAAAATACGGTAATCTTGCAGAATAAAAAGAAAATTGCCGCGCAAATGCTTGCTTATCAGCGTCTACCATGGCATCAAAAAGTAATGTTAAAATTGCGTCAAAAGGAAATCAATCTGCAAAAAGCACAGAACAGCCAACCTATAACTAACGATACTTTTACTAAGATATCTGGGCAATAG
- the serC gene encoding 3-phosphoserine/phosphohydroxythreonine transaminase — translation MTTKAAPNRVPNFSAGPATIPTAVLERAQSELLDWQGRGMSVMEVSHRSKEYIAITEKAEAKLRSLMDIPDNYKVLFLQGGASLQFSAIPLNLLNGGRGDYLTTGAWSGKAIKEAKRYANLGLGKINLVATGKDSNFTDVPAQSDWNISEDAAYFHYCANETIHGLQIFEPPQVDAPLIADMSSSILSQPIDVSKFGMIYAGAQKNIGPAGLIIVIIREDLLGQASEWCPLLMNYEHQAEKESMSNTPATYSWYLAGLVFDWLEEQGGVAAIGKINQQKADLLYKTIDDSNFYSNPVDPKYRSIMNVPFTLADSSLDKVFLEESEAAGLMHLKGHRDVGGMRASIYNAVSLDWVQKLVDFMIAFEKKHA, via the coding sequence ATGACTACCAAAGCCGCTCCTAACCGTGTACCTAATTTTTCAGCGGGACCCGCCACTATACCGACCGCAGTGCTAGAGCGTGCGCAAAGTGAGCTACTTGATTGGCAAGGGCGCGGTATGTCAGTCATGGAAGTGAGCCACCGTAGCAAAGAGTACATCGCAATTACCGAAAAAGCCGAAGCTAAATTGCGCTCATTGATGGACATTCCAGACAATTATAAAGTGCTGTTTTTGCAAGGTGGTGCAAGCTTACAATTTTCAGCGATACCATTGAACTTATTAAATGGTGGGCGCGGTGACTACCTGACTACGGGTGCATGGTCAGGTAAAGCCATCAAAGAAGCGAAGCGTTATGCCAATCTAGGTCTTGGTAAGATTAATCTAGTGGCAACTGGTAAAGACAGTAACTTTACTGATGTGCCAGCCCAAAGCGATTGGAATATAAGCGAAGATGCGGCTTATTTTCATTACTGCGCCAATGAGACTATTCATGGTTTGCAAATATTTGAGCCACCACAAGTTGATGCACCTCTAATTGCTGATATGTCATCTTCTATCTTGTCACAGCCAATCGATGTCTCTAAGTTTGGGATGATATATGCTGGTGCGCAAAAAAACATTGGTCCAGCAGGATTAATCATTGTGATTATTCGTGAAGACTTATTGGGACAGGCGAGTGAGTGGTGCCCGCTACTAATGAACTACGAGCATCAAGCTGAAAAAGAATCCATGTCAAACACGCCAGCGACGTATTCTTGGTACTTGGCAGGGTTGGTATTTGATTGGTTAGAAGAGCAAGGCGGCGTTGCTGCTATCGGCAAAATTAATCAGCAAAAAGCAGATTTGCTCTACAAAACGATTGATGACAGCAACTTCTATAGTAATCCAGTTGATCCTAAGTATCGCTCTATCATGAATGTGCCGTTTACTTTAGCAGACAGCAGCCTTGATAAAGTATTTTTAGAAGAGTCAGAGGCAGCAGGTTTGATGCATTTAAAAGGTCACCGCGATGTAGGCGGCATGCGTGCCAGTATCTATAATGCGGTGTCACTAGACTGGGTGCAGAAATTGGTTGACTTTATGATCGCGTTTGAAAAAAAGCACGCTTAA
- a CDS encoding M48 family metalloprotease gives MDFFGEQRTRTQRSLLLYGLFFLIVFAHIAVALGVMTLLLTLFTGGVYYWALVLVIVWTLASFIGGSFLEYCRLKAGGRAIAQRVGAVRLFIDNSQNTWEHSSGVAHQHETVAKVRFSDRHIAVRDERDFPPVYRRYYEIAQQLAIASGLSMPILYVLPDEQGINGFVAGRHSQDMVLVVTQGALDKLSDDGLYGLIGHEYGHILHGDATFNLQLMVVLAGLQIVYDWSDPISNNASSYSRQGSYFDSSINSSFNSAVNRDMPLPQSAIDSRARSTEAQTESFTTHSDWVSYWQTQSNSHQSSAKSQSRWLQNRPVINRQAPRSVWTLLLHGLSFSSMASAQLIKHSFNRQRELLADATSVQLTRSPAIIETLKAIHQDSLGSRLSNIADINGLSHFFFASSGADLGDVSWFATHPNLAERMSAINANAYHDFAVQVAREKRINQQKIKEIYEQRRLGDWSETKNSLSEEPQAILNKPSPLLSDTQQFDKASNKSATVSSNNVNSKINNEIDADAGLEFTVEADVVIDGRLQVLAEDIGTYHLLKPWMAKPDSDLPSAALISIDDINKVTLPQHVLNHSHHPLGAQALIEAIMLCHQGQTISTTGMYDLKDIWIGLPNDSVSAADTDANTNINTFSDPQILAHTLDHKLLKIVASFDRRLDSALITFAVKQISQHNLSESTIDQLRLKSECSHSNQAHQHYVKQQKCRTMLLRYQQGMLELFGKQLSADLTKSFSDNLSDEKNLTGDAQSVPTPLNNATISTPAQQASPILSLWQALHLQQLLPIFSELLNDSDVNTQSEWQLLLRRGMSDICAQIDPSGQVFNGLNVAKRAIVTLLAYRLSKDVKGQMISTLDSSVYISGLGYNNDSVAHYIVDLHRHARLIDVDLTAVSDANLQWLLLTAQSLNSVQLLAIFNAVPAHPASTSIESTIETQRKENYPERQQESSQIDYNEYRQWLSTLHTVMLHDTIISQDEYDCLMVLAEQWLGVRELF, from the coding sequence ATGGATTTTTTTGGTGAACAGCGGACACGTACTCAGCGCAGCCTGTTGCTCTACGGGCTGTTTTTTCTCATAGTATTTGCACATATAGCAGTGGCGCTTGGGGTAATGACGCTGCTGCTTACCCTATTTACTGGTGGTGTGTACTATTGGGCACTGGTACTAGTCATTGTTTGGACGTTGGCTAGCTTTATTGGTGGTAGCTTTTTAGAGTACTGTCGTTTAAAGGCTGGTGGCCGTGCTATTGCCCAGCGCGTGGGTGCGGTGCGTTTGTTTATTGATAATAGTCAGAACACTTGGGAACATAGCAGCGGGGTCGCCCATCAGCATGAGACGGTTGCCAAGGTTCGCTTTAGTGACCGTCATATAGCGGTACGTGATGAGCGTGATTTTCCGCCTGTTTATCGGCGTTATTATGAGATTGCCCAGCAGTTGGCTATTGCTTCCGGTCTAAGTATGCCGATTCTCTATGTGCTGCCTGATGAGCAAGGCATCAATGGTTTCGTTGCGGGTCGCCATAGTCAGGATATGGTGTTAGTCGTCACCCAAGGTGCGCTAGATAAACTGTCTGATGATGGGCTATACGGGCTTATAGGGCATGAATATGGTCATATCTTGCATGGCGATGCGACGTTCAATTTGCAGCTGATGGTAGTATTAGCAGGTTTGCAGATAGTCTATGACTGGAGTGATCCTATCAGTAATAACGCCTCTAGTTATAGTCGGCAAGGCAGTTATTTCGATAGCTCGATTAATAGCTCTTTTAATAGTGCTGTTAATCGAGACATGCCTTTGCCACAAAGCGCAATCGATAGTCGTGCGCGCAGCACTGAAGCGCAGACAGAAAGCTTTACTACCCATAGCGATTGGGTATCTTACTGGCAAACCCAATCGAACAGTCATCAGTCATCAGCAAAAAGTCAGTCTAGATGGCTACAAAATAGACCTGTGATTAATCGGCAAGCACCGCGCAGTGTTTGGACATTGTTGTTACATGGGTTGAGTTTTTCGAGTATGGCAAGTGCGCAGCTGATTAAGCATAGCTTTAACCGTCAGCGTGAATTGCTCGCTGATGCGACCAGCGTGCAGCTGACACGCTCGCCTGCAATTATCGAAACTTTAAAAGCCATTCATCAAGATTCACTTGGTTCACGCTTATCAAATATCGCTGATATCAATGGGCTGAGTCACTTCTTTTTTGCTAGCAGTGGGGCGGATCTGGGGGATGTCTCATGGTTTGCTACGCATCCTAACTTAGCTGAACGCATGAGTGCCATTAATGCTAATGCTTATCATGACTTTGCCGTTCAGGTCGCAAGAGAGAAGCGCATAAATCAACAAAAGATAAAAGAGATATATGAACAGCGTCGTCTTGGAGACTGGAGTGAAACAAAAAATAGCCTAAGTGAAGAACCTCAAGCAATCCTTAATAAGCCTTCTCCATTACTGTCTGATACTCAGCAATTTGACAAAGCATCCAATAAGTCTGCTACTGTTTCTAGTAATAATGTTAATAGTAAAATTAATAACGAGATTGATGCAGATGCAGGACTCGAATTTACGGTAGAGGCAGATGTCGTTATTGATGGACGCTTGCAGGTACTGGCAGAAGATATTGGTACTTATCATCTGTTAAAACCATGGATGGCAAAACCTGACAGCGATTTGCCATCAGCAGCTTTGATTAGTATTGACGATATAAACAAAGTCACGCTACCACAGCATGTGCTCAATCACAGTCATCACCCACTAGGAGCGCAGGCATTAATAGAAGCCATCATGCTATGCCATCAAGGACAGACAATATCTACGACTGGCATGTATGATTTAAAAGATATTTGGATTGGGCTTCCAAACGATAGTGTGTCTGCTGCTGACACCGATGCTAATACTAATATTAATACTTTCAGTGACCCTCAAATTTTAGCGCATACGCTAGACCATAAATTATTAAAAATAGTGGCGAGTTTTGACCGGCGTTTAGACAGCGCTTTGATTACATTCGCTGTGAAGCAAATCAGTCAGCATAACTTATCAGAAAGCACTATTGATCAATTACGTCTCAAAAGTGAATGCAGTCATAGTAACCAAGCCCATCAACACTATGTAAAGCAGCAAAAATGCCGTACGATGCTGTTGCGCTATCAACAAGGCATGCTTGAGCTGTTTGGAAAACAGCTATCAGCTGATCTGACCAAAAGTTTTTCTGATAACCTATCAGATGAAAAAAATTTAACAGGTGATGCACAGTCAGTACCGACTCCTTTGAATAATGCGACAATATCAACTCCAGCGCAGCAAGCTTCACCAATTCTATCGTTATGGCAAGCGCTGCATTTACAGCAATTACTGCCGATATTTTCCGAACTTTTAAACGATAGTGATGTAAATACACAGAGTGAATGGCAACTGTTATTACGGAGGGGCATGAGTGATATATGTGCTCAGATTGACCCTTCTGGACAGGTGTTTAACGGCCTTAATGTGGCTAAGAGAGCTATAGTGACGTTGCTTGCATACCGGCTATCGAAAGATGTCAAAGGTCAAATGATATCGACATTAGATAGCTCAGTATATATTTCAGGGCTCGGCTATAATAATGACAGTGTTGCGCACTATATTGTAGATTTACATCGCCATGCGCGCTTGATTGATGTTGATTTAACCGCGGTCAGTGATGCAAATTTGCAGTGGTTATTACTAACCGCTCAAAGTCTAAATAGCGTTCAGCTATTGGCTATTTTTAATGCTGTGCCTGCCCATCCTGCATCTACTTCTATTGAATCTACAATAGAGACTCAGAGGAAAGAGAATTATCCAGAGAGACAACAAGAAAGCAGTCAAATAGACTATAATGAATATCGGCAATGGCTGAGTACATTGCATACGGTGATGTTACACGATACGATAATCAGTCAAGATGAGTATGATTGCTTGATGGTACTCGCAGAGCAATGGTTAGGCGTTCGCGAGCTGTTTTGA
- the gloB gene encoding hydroxyacylglutathione hydrolase, which produces MSIRIHPIKAFNDNYIWTLINESNKQAIVIDPGQAEPVVAYLEENQLELTSIWTTHHHHDHIGGVATLQESYPMTHLVAHSEHTVDEDQTIKDGSTVSAWGCSAQVWDVSGHTASHMAYILDIDGSKHCFCGDTLFSAGCGRVFTGTIEQLHDSFKRLNELPAETLLYPAHEYTASNLRFGLSIEPDNEAMKQALAQAEEKTAQGVPTLPVTLEHERAINVFLRTQEPSVITGVKSKVNIDDDKSLTVFAALRELKNNF; this is translated from the coding sequence ATGAGTATTCGTATTCACCCAATTAAAGCGTTCAATGATAATTATATTTGGACATTAATCAATGAAAGTAATAAACAGGCGATTGTCATTGATCCAGGTCAAGCCGAGCCGGTTGTTGCCTATCTAGAAGAGAACCAGTTAGAACTCACCTCGATTTGGACTACGCATCATCACCACGATCACATTGGCGGCGTAGCAACACTGCAAGAGTCTTATCCTATGACGCATTTGGTCGCACACAGCGAGCATACGGTAGACGAAGATCAGACTATTAAAGATGGTAGTACGGTAAGTGCGTGGGGCTGTTCTGCACAAGTATGGGATGTCTCAGGTCATACTGCCAGTCACATGGCTTATATATTAGATATCGACGGCAGTAAGCATTGCTTCTGTGGTGACACCCTGTTTAGTGCTGGTTGCGGACGCGTTTTTACTGGGACGATTGAGCAATTGCATGACAGCTTTAAGCGCTTAAATGAGCTGCCTGCTGAGACGTTACTGTATCCAGCCCACGAATATACTGCTAGCAATCTACGTTTTGGCCTATCTATTGAGCCTGACAATGAGGCGATGAAGCAAGCACTGGCGCAAGCAGAAGAAAAAACCGCCCAAGGCGTTCCAACTTTACCCGTAACCTTAGAGCATGAGCGTGCAATAAATGTGTTTTTACGGACGCAAGAGCCGAGTGTGATAACAGGCGTAAAGTCTAAAGTAAATATCGATGATGACAAATCTTTGACGGTGTTTGCAGCGTTACGTGAACTTAAAAACAACTTCTAA
- a CDS encoding LemA family protein, producing the protein MKIFVWLFIIIVVLVVVFGVSIFNKLVRARNQAKNGFAQIDVQLKRRHDLIPNLVETAKRYLTHEEETLSRVISARNHAQSLQDSNKHQPDSLEHMALFAKAEGMLSKALGQFSAVVEAYPELKADSMIKELMDELTNTENRIGFARQHYNDSVMFYNNDREVFPNNLVSSTFGFRPLSPLVFEDRKAIAQAPVVNMG; encoded by the coding sequence ATGAAAATATTCGTTTGGCTATTTATTATTATTGTGGTGCTAGTCGTTGTTTTTGGTGTATCGATATTTAACAAGTTGGTACGGGCGCGCAACCAAGCGAAGAATGGCTTTGCACAGATAGATGTGCAGCTAAAGCGCCGTCATGATTTGATTCCAAACTTGGTAGAGACTGCTAAGCGTTATTTAACCCACGAAGAAGAGACACTCAGCCGCGTGATTAGCGCACGTAACCATGCCCAAAGCTTGCAAGACTCTAATAAGCATCAACCAGACTCACTTGAGCATATGGCATTATTTGCTAAAGCAGAAGGTATGCTTTCCAAAGCATTGGGGCAATTCTCAGCTGTCGTGGAAGCGTATCCGGAATTAAAAGCGGACAGTATGATTAAAGAGTTGATGGATGAGCTCACCAATACAGAGAACCGTATTGGCTTTGCGCGTCAGCATTATAACGATAGCGTGATGTTCTACAACAATGACCGCGAAGTGTTTCCAAACAATCTTGTCAGCAGCACCTTTGGATTTCGTCCACTTAGTCCTTTAGTGTTTGAAGACAGAAAGGCCATTGCTCAAGCACCTGTCGTCAATATGGGCTGA